aatttgctagaGGAAGCCTCTGCCTATCCCTCCACAGCTTGACCCTTCAGTGTACCTTTTTTATAGCACTCTTCAGGCACTGAGACTCACTTCCATCAGTGTGACTATGTAGAGACTGGGTAATTTGACCTTCTGTGCCAGAGATGTTATACCAGTCCAGATGCAAAAtgaatttatcaaatacttaCCCCAGAGTTTCAATCATGAAATTCTAGCTGCCTACTAAATATCCATCTACAACTGATATCCAGCCATATTTCAAACTCAAGATGTTCAAAAATAAACTCAGTATCTTTCCTCCTTGAACTTCcttcctaatttctttctttcttttaatgatACTACCATCTTTTTGGTTCAGATCAACAAGCACTTGAAAGCATTTAGCACATATGCAAGGacgcaaagacaaaaataagccctgctttcaaggagtttacattctacagaCACCCAAGTCCTAAGCTGCAGACTCCTCTTTGCCTTTTCTCTTCACTTTATCATCAAAAATTCTGTCAGTTCTACCTTTGAAACATCTGAATATTGAAACATTTATCAAATCTATTTTCATTCTTACTGCTAATCTCCAAATTAATTCAGGCCCTTATTACCTTTCATCTGCACTTCTGTAATCCCACCTCTGGTACTTactctctatgtgaccttggacaatctTAGggctctctggacctcagtttcctcatggataAAACGAAGGGGTTGAACTAAACAGCCTTGAGggctcttccaactttaaatgtATGAACCTATATGAGAGCTTCTCAACTAGTctccttgccctcccttctcccaagTATCCATAACCCTGCTGCCCACTTAACTTTCCTAAAGCACTCCTATTCTGATCACATCACTTCTTACTCCATTACTTTCAGTGGTTGTTGCCTTTTgctttctgaaaaaaatctgCCCAGTAACCAAAGCTCTCCACAATGAATCCAATATACCTTTTCTGCCTTATCAACGCTACTCTCCTTCACAAACTCTAAGCTCCAGTCAAAATGAAGTCCTCAGAAGCCTCTATTCTCTTTCTACTCTTGCCTATCTTGGCTCACACCACATCCTGCCCCTGATACCTGAAatatcctctctttccctcctcccttcccactgaaatgtttcaagtCCCACTCCTCCAAGAAGTTTCCCTGATCCCCCTAGACAGAAcaacctttccctcctcaaacttttcttaaaattaaatacattagCCCATATTAATTTGCATTATAGTTAATTGCCTACACATTTCATCTCCCTTACTAAACTATAATCTTCTTGGGCTCAAGAGCtatgtttgatttcattttttttttaaatctggcaCCTAGCAAAGTGTACACCTAGTAGAAACTTGgcaatgtttgctgaattgacaCATCCAAAGGCCTTCCTATATATTCTCACAACCTCAAGACCtcctaagaaagaaagaagcaaatggTGTCTGTTCCAACTTTACTggggaaacaaatacaaagtaatttagcAATATTTTCAAGATCCCACAGTGAGTAAGGTCACAATATGGAGATAAATCCAAGTAACCTGAATCATATTCAAAAATGCTTCCTAAGGATAAAATAAGGATCTTCTGCTTTGCAGAAGACAGACAAGGAGTAGTCCTGAAAATGGAAGTAATGTTTCCTGATTCCCACCCAAATTATTCATGCTTTGATTCTCATAGTCAATAAATATAATGGAGCAGTGGTATAGTGGAAGGAAAGTAGGGCCCAAAGCCTGGACATAGATTGGAATCCTATACCTCTATGTGTCCTAgcaactcatttaatctctccaGGTCTTGGGTTCCTCTTTAGTTacttacctcacaaagttgttatgaggaccaaatgggTAGGTAGTTGGTGTAAGTTGGTGCCTGGCACTAAGAAGTATCCAAAtcgtcctgaattcaaatcctgctcagAGACTcaccaactatgtgaccctaggcaagtctcttaactgcttacctgcctcagtatcctcatctgtaaaatgggaacaataacagcacctacctcccagaaatGATGCGAGGACTGAATGAGTAAACATCCCTTTGCAAAtgataaaatgctagctattatcatcaaatgaaataatgtatgtaaagtgcattACAAACCTTAAATCATATAGAATAACTATACATATGTGGTTGTCATCTGCACATTTAGATGATTAAATGCACTATATATAGTTatcatacacatatttatatgatgTAAGgtttataatatgatataaacATAGATACAATCATTGTCTCCAGACTCTGAACATTCCAGTTTAAACCAGTCAGATTAAATCTAGAAAGTGATCTTCAGACTCCAACAAcagcagggcttcttaactttATCAGAAGGTTGATGCTGAATTGGGAGTCGCTTGGAGATCCACAAGGAAAACTTGAGAACTTCTCAACCtcttgctgctgcttctgcttcctgCCAcccagggagaggaggggggggCAGTCCAATAGGGTATCAGAACAACTAAATACTAGGAGTTCCAACGCCAGCTCGGTCACCAATCTGGCCCTGATAAATCTCCCTTTGGTATGGGGAAGTGAAAAGTGCATACTTGTCAAACTACCTAGGGACCATGGCAACAGAAACCCTGTCAGGATAAGGAGCGGACAAAGCAGGGTTTGCCCATAGCATAACAAAAAAAGGCACTGGGCTCCAgcagccttctgggtccagttcACTCCCCGACCTAGGTGGACTCCAGCTAAGTCACTGGACccttactttcctcctctgtaaaaaggctttctaaggtcccttctacaaTCAGACCGGCCCTAGGTTCTTCCCAGGCCCTCAGTGAAGACGGGTTACAAGAAGGGGCACCGCTTTCCAACAGGCTTCAGGATGCCCTGCTCTGGCTGCCAAGTCTCATGAATATTCACCCTCAAAGTCAGGCTGCCCCCCATACTCCTCTGCACCATTCAGAAGAGCCCAGCGGGAGGGACGTGTGGAAGGGAGCACCTGGCTCGGCCAGAGGAGGAGGGAGCCGGCGGGATTTCCTGTGGGCAGCAGAGGGTCCTAACACCTGGCTGGGCAAGGGGAGAACCAAAGGAGAGGATCCCCAGGTGGAGCCGGTCTGCAGGGAGGCGGCTAAGTCTCTGGGAAACCACCCCACTCCATCGCCCAAGCCCTGGTGTCGCGACAGGGCTAGCTCATCCCGGGGTGGGGGTCCCCGTCCCCTGTCCCCCACTCAGGGGTTATACAGCTTGACAGGTACGCTCGTAGAGGTCACAGGGTAGGGCTCCTCCgctgggagggggcggggcccACCTCACGACGTGACGCGCCGGTCGCATCGCGACAGTGCGGGGATGGGGGGGGGTCGTATCGTGACATAAAGGGGGgggtgggaagaaagggaggaggcgTGGCCCAGGCCACGTCAGGGGCGGGGCGATCCCCACAGGTTTCCGGCGCGAGCCCAGTCCCGCCCCCCAGCCCCGGGCCCCTAGCCGCCCCCTGGCGCCTCACCTCGCCCAGTTTCAGACACCGCCACCGCCGCAGCCTCTTCCAGCTGGGAGGCCCGGGCCGGAAGTGACGAGACAGAGGGGCCGCGCAGGCGCAGGACGGGGGGAGAGCCCCCATGTGATTGTTGGGCCCGGGCGGGCCTCTCTAGCAGTAGCCCCACAGTAACTTCGGCCCCGAGGTTGCTGGAGGGGGCGTGGCCGTGACTGGAGGCCCCGCCCCCAAACGctccgcccccccaccccccttggGGTAGAGAGCGGAAAAGCAGAATGCCGGAGGAACGCGAGCGGGGCGCCCCGTCTAGGGCGCCTCAGGAGACGGGAACAGTGGGGAGGGGCAAAGAGGCGACAGTGGGCTGTGGAAATCACCTTTattgaaaaagtaaaaattattcaacgattttaaaaaacaaaacatgaaaacgTCCTGTAGAAAAGCCAAGCTCCCGGCGGGGCTTCACAGAGAAGCGGGGCCCGGGGCGAGGAGGGCCCAGGCGAGCCCACAGCCCCCTCCCCTCGAGTGGGAGTCCGCGAACTCCGCGAACACCGCTCCCCCCGCCTTGGCGGGGCCCCCGGACTTCCGTGACCTTGGCCTCGCCGTCGGGAACCCCTCCCGCCAGGGCTTACGCGTGCTCACTGGCAGGACGCTCAAGCCCGAGGCGGGGAGCTGGGGTTAAGGGGGTACCCGCAGCCGAACAACCTCGTCCCACCTCGGTGCGTGGGGGCCTCGGGCTGGGCTGCCCCGGGGGGGCGGGTGTGAGAAGGGGGCACCCCGAGAGAGCTTAACGAACAAGCCCGACGCACTTCACAACTCCGGCTCCCGCTCCTCCCCGCCGAACCCCGCGTCGGGTCCGGGCTCTCCAGGGGAGCGGGGAAGGTGAGGGCTCCGCGGGCGGCTGCGGGCAGCGAGGGGGCGGCTTGCCAGTCAGTCCATGGTGGCCCCTTTGAAGAGCTCCACCAGATCCGTGTAGTCGGGGTCGATGAGGTCGGAGGGCAGGTCACCGTCGTCATTGGCGACGTCTATGCTAGCCCCCAAGGAGATGAGGTATCTAAGGCGGGGAGAAAACGGTAACAGGCTGTGCCCCCAGGGGCCTGGCGGCGAGTGGGGCGGCCCACACTGTTCGCCTTTTTCTAGGTAAGGGAAGAGGCACGTGTGGGCCAAACTGCTGGACGCAGCCTCATGTCCCCATGCCCACCACCCGATGGGTGGCATGAGTTGCTGGATTTGCCCTAAGAAGGACGGTTAACATGCCAGCTCAGCCCCTTATGACCAGGGTcaccttgacctctctgggcctcagttcaaTTCAAGCGTTTGTTAAgtgtcaaaaataaaattaaaaaggaccTTGATTCCATTAATAGTTTCCCAAATAGGACTGGACGTTTAAAGGTCCCGTCTGTCTATGCCCTATCATTTAGAGGTCATCCCACCCTTTTTCCTAGGAGTGGAGAAATGTCACTTCTGGCGAGGGAGGCtggattttgagttttaatttggGACCTTGCTCCTCCCTCCAACGAATGACCTTGGGTTGGATTACCCTGTCCCACGTCTGTCATCGGCCGCCAGAAGGAGAGCTGAGACCCTGTATCGCTGCCTGGGCCCCTCACCTGGCGATGTCCGGGTAGCCGTCGCTGCATGCCATGTGCAGGGCAGTCCATCCTGTTTCATCGCGCTGGTGGATGTCAGCCCCATGCTTGACAAGCAGCTTCACACACTCCAGATTCCCGGAAAGTACTGCTTCGTGCAGCGCAGCCAGACCTGGAGGGGGGAAGCATTCAGGAAGTCACTAGGAAGGCTGATTGGAAAGATGGAGCTGGAGCTGAAAGCAAACTCCCTACCGCCACATGTTTTCTTCCTGCCTACAGTAAGAGAAACCAAGTCCGCCACCAACTGATTGTGTGATGTTGGGTGCGTCACCTCTCTAGAactgtctcctcatctataaaaagagcaaGTTGGATTAGTTGGCCTCTAAATGAGCGCTCCTGCGAGCCAGGCTAAGCCTCTAATCAGTGTCAGGGTGGTTCCCAGAGCAATCCCTCCCTAATCCACGTCTAGATTGGTTACCTTCTACTCTGTCCCTTCAGAACCCTCTGAGCACCTGTTATCTGCCACACACACGTTTGTTTATAACAAGTCAAAGGTCTTCCTGTGTCATTGTCGCTTCACGTCCCTTCACTTCCTTTAGGGTTCTAAAAGTCTCTTCTAGGGTACCGTGGGGGTAAGGCAGATTGTAGAGATAGCCGAGAGCAGCGAAGGGAATCAGTCTTGAAACAATAACTAACTTTTGAAAGGAATATGAAGGGGGTAGGGGAACCTCTTTTGCTCACCTGAGGGATAGATGGTATCCAGGGAGACTTTTCGAGTCCGGATGAAGCGCCCTACCTGCCGCAGGTCACCTTGTCGAATGTAATCCAAAAACAGGACATCATTGGGAAATCGGACACAACGCTCTGCATGTAGACGCCGCTGATTATAGCGACTGCGGTGGGCAGGGGTGGTTGGCACTGAGTAACGCATCCTAGCAGGCCGTGGGAGAAAGCAAACTCTCCCCAAGTACCCTTAAAAGATTTAGAGGGTATAAGCGAGGGAGTGTGCAAAGCACAGACAGAGCTTTGGTCTTTAAGAGAAACTGACTATCCAAGGATGGCAGGGATGGTAGCGGCAGCAGTCACAATAATGTCTCTCTCTCTAGCCCTGGACCTTTCCGCCTTATATAGAGCTTTCCAGGCTATATAAAGTGAGCAAGTCATGCTGTTTGCCGTGAGGGACTGTAATCGAGCCACCACCCTCCCCGTGCTCAAGATCATGTTTTAGAGTCTCAGTTTTCAGCCCACCTGTCTCTGCGCGCAGCCAAAAGGGTCAGCTTCTTTCTGGCTACCCACTCCCAGCCTCACAGCTGGAGCTAGGCACTTAAAGTTAGGCCCACTGAAATGCAATGAGAATCATGTTAGGGGGATGAGTCTACTGGGAAGACTTGTGATTGCTGACTCAGTCAAGCTAGTGAACCAGCAACTACTCAAGGGGAAACAAGATCCAAAAATAACCGTGAAGGAATATTAATACCTCTGAGTCCCGGCAATTCAGATCTGATGAGCTGGTTCTTAGGCAAGGGATGATGAAATGAGAGCTACTAGAACCCCATCCACTATTGTCTGGTTTCCCTGAagtccttcaagtcccagataaaatcccatcttctgtaagaagtatttcctgattccccttcaTGCTAGTGTGCTCTCTCttgttatctccaatttatcctgtatatatcttgtttgtacataattgtgtgttgtctctctcattagactatgggcttcttgagagcagggaccctttttttctctttctttatatccccagcatttagtacggggcttgacacatagtaggttcttaaatacttattgactgtgtTCAGTCCTGGCACTTGCTGCTGCCCATATCTCCCAATTCACTTTGGAGGAGAAAAGCAATGACCTTGAAAAGGAAGCAGGTCTTCTAGGAAACCTAGACCCACTAGGCTTTCTATCTTAGgtctcttctcccacccccattCCATCCTGCCCTCTGATGCCAGGCCAATCATCCTAAAACACTTCTGTCATATCATTTTCCTGCTCAAAGCCTTGAGTGGCATTCTACTGCCGATAATCTAAGTTCCTCAGGGTAGCATTCAAGACTCGCCCAACAGAGCTCAAATCTTACTTTCCTGCTTCATTTCTCCCTGCTCCCTGGTGTGAATTTTCTTGTTCAACATAGCTGGTTCCATCACACTGTCCCCTGAAAGAATATGCCAAGTTTATTCCTATCTTTACTATTTTCCCTTGCCTGGAATATCTATCCAAAGTCAACCTGTTCTTTAAGCCCAGCTTAAATCCCACCTTATCCAGTAAACCTTTCCTAGAAAGGCTGTGAATTGATGCAAATATTCTTCAAAGcatagttgtggtatatgattgtgatggaatactactgtgctatgtaagaaataatgagctccatgatcttagaaaaacatggaaagatttagaCAAAATAATGAAGTGTGAAATGAGCAgcaccaagagaacattgtatacaataacagccatgttgttttaagaacaactttgagcaaataaggggccgtctctagttgtcctgatctatatcttgccactgggcacagatggctctggaagagaaagtaaggctggtgactttgcacagaagTTCTCTCACTAAAACCCAATCTATTTGctagtcatggcatcaccttcctgaagcTATGGTCCTCttaaaaaacaaaggataaataacaacaacattttgactattataaatatgcaAGCTAGCaataaaggacatataaagaaaaactctatcagcatccagagaaagaacagaaaaaatagatgtatagaatgattttacattatatacacctatttgtgtctaatgtggccatctctagggtgagTGAGTGGcgtttgaaggaagaaaaaaagaaatttacatggtaactttacatacttaaaaggaaaaacaagttaCATGTAagcagatttgcaatttcatgtgcaatcatctttttatcatACATTGtagtggaaatgcttgttttatttcataaattaaaaataaaataggcaaGCTTTTGGCTCACCTGCAACTGTTTAATAAAGATGAGAATAAagttaagaaaaatttaaaaaaagaaagcatagtcaatgttggaggtgTTGTGGAAAGATAGAAACATTGGTGTACTGTTGGAGAAACTGAATCAatacaaatattttggaaagaaaCTTGGGAATTATTCAACAGTAATCACAGTGAAGTGACTAAAAGGTCCATATACTCTTTGACCTGGAGATCCCACCAGTGTTGTATATCCCTAAAGAAGGTATCCTATAAACCAAACTACTCTAACAACCCTTTTTTGGGGTAGCAGAGAATTGGAAACAAGGTAaatcatcagctggggaatggttaaaaaaattGTGATGCATATTGTAATGAAATgttactgttccataagaaactATCAACATGAGGAATTCAAAACGGCATGAAAAGACTAGTGCTGAGTGAATTAGAAGAACCAGAAAAGCAATATATACAAAGACTAccacaatttaaatggaaaaaaaaaacaaaaaaagaaacaactcttTAATTAATGATCAAGCTTGGCccagagaagagctgagaaaattcactgccctcccttctgtgcCAAGATGGCAAAGAATGGACCATGGGTGTAAGGTGTTGCGTATAATCAGACGCAGTTGGTGAAGTTAACTTTTACTTTACTGCTTTCACTCTCTTTAAATCTTTGTTTCAGAGAAGCTCACTGGttcaggagaaagaggaaggacatATTGAGAAATTAAGGTGCATCaatgaaaataagattttaaaaatctttcctaaTCACTCAAGCCTCCAGTCATCTCTCTGTCTTCATGTAAACATCTACTGTCTATACCACTTAGTCTGGCATTCATCAGAGACTTTGGTTATAGAAATGTTTCAGGTTTATGTGCATatcttgtctccccaattagactgtaagattcctaaagaaaaaaaaattgtcttacatttttatatttcacattgtatagGACACCTTTTATGGATGCAATAAATACATATCAAATATATGAATAGGCTGGGATTTTGAGGAAATATGAAATCTCAAAATTATACAAAAAGTTCAGAAAGGAACTAACGATCACATGATTCGACCATTTAATTTTTATAGAGTAATAAACCATAACTAGGGGATGAAGTACGTCGTCCAAGATCAAAGAACTGAGATTCTGACCCCAGGCTCCCTGATACCAAACCTAGAGTTTTCTGCCCTACCTTGTCTCCTGCAGGCGAACTACCCTCCAGCCCTATTGAACTGTAAAAAAATAACCAAAGAGCAAGTGTGGAAGTTAAAACAAATGACTAAGTTTTCTCCTTATTTTAAGAGGTGAGATGGAGGACAGACAGTAAAGCAACATAGTCATGACTTTGGGAAATAAgtctgtgtttgtgttttttggtttgtttgttgttgtttgggattttttgttttgtttttgtttttttgagaaaCAAAGCTGCAAAAGAAAGCGGCTACAGCAAGGAGAAAGACTAGGGACGGGGCAGACTGGCTGTCAGTGGTAGCTGGAGCTGCAGGCAACTTAGACTTGGCTTCCTCTTTGACATCTTTCAGTCTGGCTCAGAGTC
The DNA window shown above is from Notamacropus eugenii isolate mMacEug1 chromosome 2, mMacEug1.pri_v2, whole genome shotgun sequence and carries:
- the PPP1R27 gene encoding protein phosphatase 1 regulatory subunit 27; the protein is MRYSVPTTPAHRSRYNQRRLHAERCVRFPNDVLFLDYIRQGDLRQVGRFIRTRKVSLDTIYPSGLAALHEAVLSGNLECVKLLVKHGADIHQRDETGWTALHMACSDGYPDIARYLISLGASIDVANDDGDLPSDLIDPDYTDLVELFKGATMD